CTCGTGGCGAACACCGTCGACGAGCTCGGCGGCGTCACCGCGTGGGCCCACCAGATGGCCAGGCTCTTCCAGGGCAACGGCCACCGGGTGCACGTCATCGGCGTCCACGAGGCCGAGCTGAAACTGGTGCTCCCGGACGACCTCGGTTACCCCGTGACCAGCCTCTACCGCGAACACCCCGCCTCTCCGCGCCCGGCCAGGGGCCTGGGCCGCCTCAACGTCGTGGCACGCCGCCGGGAGTCGGCGCGGATCACCGCCAAGCGCCGCACCGTCGACCGGCTCTCGGAGCTCTTCCGCGCCGCGCGCCCCGGCGCCGTCGCCATCGTGACGCAGGTCTGGCCGATGGAGTGGATCAGGGAGGCGGACACCGCGGGCCTGCGCATCATCGGCATGAGCCACGAGTCGTACGCCTACACGCGCGCCTGCCACCGCTACCGCGCGGTCAAGCGCAGCTACCCCGACGTGGACCGCTGGCTCGCGCTCACCCAGGAGGACGCCGACGACTGGATCGCCGACGGCATGCACAACGTCGGGGCGATGCCCAACGCCCTGGCCCACCTCCCCGACGTGCCCTCGCCGCGCGACCGGAAGGTGGTCTGCAGCATCGGCAGGCTCGCCGACCAGAAGGGCGTCGACATGCTCGTCGACACCTGGGCGCTGGTGGCCCCGCGGCGCCCCGACTGGACACTGCGGATCTACGGCGCCGGAGCGGACGAGGCCGACCTCAAGCGGCAGTGCACGCGCCTGGGACTCGACGGCTCGGTGGAGTGGCGGGGCCGCACCAGCGACGTGCCGGGCGTGCTCGCCGAGAGCTCCCTCTTCGTGCAGTCGTCGCGCGGCGAGGGCTTCCCGCTGGCCCTGATGGAGGCCATGGCCAGCGCGGTGCCGTGCGCGGCCTTCGACTGCGCACCCGGCGTACGCGAGATCGTGCGCCACGGCGAGGACGGCCTCCTCGCCCCCGCCGGCGACATCGAGGCACTCGCCGACCGCATCCTGCGCCTCACCGGCA
This Streptomyces sp. NBC_01283 DNA region includes the following protein-coding sequences:
- a CDS encoding glycosyltransferase, whose translation is MTTTIATTRIATTTTKSRDLFLVANTVDELGGVTAWAHQMARLFQGNGHRVHVIGVHEAELKLVLPDDLGYPVTSLYREHPASPRPARGLGRLNVVARRRESARITAKRRTVDRLSELFRAARPGAVAIVTQVWPMEWIREADTAGLRIIGMSHESYAYTRACHRYRAVKRSYPDVDRWLALTQEDADDWIADGMHNVGAMPNALAHLPDVPSPRDRKVVCSIGRLADQKGVDMLVDTWALVAPRRPDWTLRIYGAGADEADLKRQCTRLGLDGSVEWRGRTSDVPGVLAESSLFVQSSRGEGFPLALMEAMASAVPCAAFDCAPGVREIVRHGEDGLLAPAGDIEALADRILRLTGNPRLRDAMGERARRNVQRFSEARVLARWEELFELLER